From Streptomyces durmitorensis, a single genomic window includes:
- a CDS encoding ABC transporter ATP-binding protein: MSTPASAPAPGLAEPIEVAARARALTKAYGSGETAVLALDSVDVDIARGRFTAVMGPSGSGKSTLMHLLAGLDTVSAGQVWLGDTEITGLKERELTQLRRDRIGFMFQSFNLIPTLNALENITLPMDIAGQRPDREWLEYVIDTLGLRDRLGHRPAQLSGGQQQRVACARALVSRPELIFADEPTGNLDSRAGLEVLGFLRDAVDKLEQTVVMVTHDPGAAAHSDLVLFLADGRIVDEMPRPTAESVLERLKRFDVIHALPQESRPEQESPPGADGDQGADSTPDRD, encoded by the coding sequence TTGTCCACACCTGCTTCGGCACCGGCCCCAGGCCTTGCGGAGCCCATCGAGGTCGCCGCGCGCGCACGCGCGCTGACCAAGGCGTACGGCTCCGGCGAGACAGCTGTGCTCGCCCTCGACTCGGTCGACGTGGACATCGCACGCGGCCGGTTCACGGCGGTCATGGGCCCGTCCGGTTCGGGCAAGTCCACGCTCATGCACCTGCTCGCCGGACTCGACACCGTCTCCGCGGGACAGGTGTGGCTCGGCGACACCGAGATCACGGGGCTCAAGGAGCGGGAGCTGACGCAGCTGCGTCGGGACCGCATCGGGTTCATGTTCCAGTCCTTCAATCTCATCCCCACCCTGAACGCCCTGGAGAACATCACGCTGCCCATGGACATCGCGGGCCAGCGCCCCGACCGGGAGTGGCTGGAGTACGTCATCGACACGCTCGGCCTGCGCGACCGCCTGGGGCACCGGCCCGCCCAGCTCTCCGGCGGCCAGCAGCAGCGCGTGGCCTGTGCGCGGGCGCTCGTGTCGCGCCCCGAGCTGATCTTCGCGGACGAGCCGACCGGCAACCTCGACTCGCGCGCGGGCCTCGAAGTGCTCGGCTTCCTGCGTGACGCCGTGGACAAGCTGGAGCAGACCGTCGTCATGGTGACCCATGACCCGGGCGCCGCCGCCCACTCCGACCTGGTGCTCTTCCTCGCGGACGGCCGCATCGTCGACGAGATGCCGCGCCCGACGGCGGAGTCGGTCCTGGAACGCCTCAAGCGGTTCGACGTGATCCACGCGCTGCCGCAGGAGAGCCGCCCCGAACAGGAGAGCCCTCCCGGGGCCGACGGCGACCAGGGCGCCGACAGCACGCCGGACCGGGACTGA
- a CDS encoding VOC family protein: MINGAHLIIYSNDADADRDFFRDVLKYPHVDAGGGWLIFRLPPAEAAVHPTPGPESHELYLMCDDVEVTVRELTAKGVQFTQPVTDAGWGLLTRFRLPGGGEVGLYEPRHPRATDL; this comes from the coding sequence ATGATCAATGGCGCGCACCTCATCATCTACAGCAATGACGCCGATGCGGACCGGGACTTCTTCCGGGACGTACTGAAGTATCCCCACGTCGACGCGGGCGGCGGGTGGCTGATCTTCAGGCTGCCGCCTGCCGAGGCCGCGGTCCATCCCACCCCGGGACCGGAGTCGCACGAGCTCTATCTGATGTGCGACGACGTGGAAGTGACGGTGCGTGAACTGACCGCCAAGGGGGTGCAGTTCACCCAGCCGGTCACCGACGCCGGGTGGGGTCTGCTCACGCGCTTCCGGCTGCCGGGCGGCGGCGAGGTCGGCCTGTACGAACCGCGCCACCCGCGGGCCACCGACCTGTGA
- a CDS encoding VOC family protein: MPAAIQPMIITPDLDRLLRFYQELLGAQEVSRTPEEGPAFFVDLRIGDSELGVVSDTSVPLDTPQRILLSVAVEAVDDLLERVESLGGETLGPANDMPWGQRVAHIKDPDGNAVNLTQLI, from the coding sequence ATGCCTGCCGCCATCCAGCCGATGATCATCACCCCTGATCTCGACCGCCTGCTGCGGTTCTACCAGGAGCTGCTCGGGGCCCAGGAGGTGTCGAGGACTCCGGAGGAGGGGCCCGCGTTCTTCGTGGACCTGCGCATCGGCGACTCGGAACTCGGCGTCGTCTCGGACACGAGCGTGCCGCTCGACACGCCCCAGCGGATTCTGCTGAGCGTCGCGGTGGAGGCGGTGGACGACCTCCTCGAGCGGGTGGAATCCCTGGGCGGCGAGACGCTCGGGCCGGCCAACGACATGCCGTGGGGGCAGCGCGTCGCGCACATCAAGGACCCGGACGGCAACGCGGTCAACCTCACGCAGTTGATCTGA
- a CDS encoding antitoxin, whose protein sequence is MAKTQLNVRVDEGTARAARERALARGMSVNRYIEELVKQDAGEVGHTFVEAAADFMKQYESVFAEEFGPEREGRR, encoded by the coding sequence ATGGCGAAGACCCAGCTGAACGTGCGGGTGGACGAAGGCACCGCCCGGGCCGCGCGCGAGCGCGCGCTGGCCCGCGGGATGAGCGTGAACCGCTACATCGAGGAACTGGTCAAACAGGACGCCGGCGAGGTCGGCCACACCTTCGTCGAGGCAGCCGCCGATTTCATGAAGCAGTACGAATCCGTCTTCGCCGAGGAGTTCGGTCCCGAGCGCGAGGGTCGTCGTTAA
- a CDS encoding fic family toxin-antitoxin system, toxin component, whose protein sequence is MNLRIDLAWLLMVAEHKTPGDPQVTDWGALVAAVSRHEAEIFGVPVYESPHDRAAALLQVLLHIPALERSNALFASSAAYAYLVASGLKVVTSPEQVRELARLVKEDGASVRTIADELRKWSL, encoded by the coding sequence TTGAACCTCAGAATCGATCTTGCCTGGCTGTTGATGGTCGCCGAACACAAGACGCCGGGAGACCCACAGGTCACCGACTGGGGTGCCCTGGTGGCCGCCGTCAGCCGGCACGAGGCGGAGATATTCGGCGTGCCCGTCTACGAAAGCCCGCACGACCGCGCCGCCGCCCTGCTCCAGGTCCTGCTGCACATCCCCGCCCTGGAACGCTCCAACGCCCTCTTCGCCTCGTCCGCCGCCTACGCCTATCTGGTCGCGAGCGGCCTGAAGGTCGTCACCTCGCCCGAGCAGGTGCGCGAACTGGCCCGTCTGGTGAAGGAGGACGGGGCGAGCGTGCGCACCATCGCGGACGAGCTGCGGAAGTGGAGCCTTTAG
- a CDS encoding class I SAM-dependent methyltransferase, producing MSPRSAKAASRDAVYHPVFARFYARQSVAAERVIATYRRELLAGLSGRVIEVGAGNGLNFAHYPGAVSEVVAIEPERILRQLAASAAVRADVPVDVVPGAAEALPVKSEAFDGAVASLVLCSVRDVPRALAELRRVLRPGGELRFFEHGVAPGSGMATAQRALDRTVWPLLFGGCHVARDTLGALRAAGFELGPYRRLLVPAKGPRLPSSYCVLGTARRPEND from the coding sequence ATGTCACCTCGCTCCGCCAAGGCAGCGTCCCGGGACGCCGTGTACCATCCCGTCTTCGCCCGTTTCTACGCCCGCCAGAGCGTGGCCGCCGAGCGCGTGATCGCGACGTACCGCAGAGAGCTGCTCGCCGGGCTCTCCGGCCGTGTGATCGAGGTCGGCGCGGGGAACGGCCTGAACTTCGCGCACTATCCGGGGGCGGTCTCCGAGGTCGTCGCCATCGAACCGGAGCGCATCCTGCGACAGTTGGCGGCCTCAGCGGCCGTGCGGGCCGACGTACCGGTCGATGTCGTGCCCGGCGCCGCCGAGGCCCTGCCCGTCAAGAGCGAGGCCTTCGACGGCGCCGTGGCCTCACTGGTCCTGTGCAGCGTGCGCGACGTGCCCCGCGCCCTCGCCGAGCTGCGGCGCGTGCTGCGGCCCGGCGGCGAGCTGCGGTTCTTCGAGCACGGCGTGGCTCCGGGCTCGGGGATGGCGACCGCGCAGCGCGCCCTGGACCGCACGGTGTGGCCGCTGCTCTTCGGCGGCTGTCACGTCGCACGGGACACCCTGGGCGCCCTGCGCGCCGCGGGTTTCGAACTCGGCCCGTACCGAAGGCTGTTGGTACCGGCGAAGGGACCGCGACTGCCCTCCTCGTACTGCGTGCTCGGCACGGCACGGCGGCCGGAGAACGACTGA
- the bioD gene encoding dethiobiotin synthase, with protein sequence MTVIVVSGTGTEIGKTVTTAAVAALGLAAGRSVAVLKPAQTGVAPGEPGDAQEVTRLAGDEITTLELARFPEPLAPNTAARRAGMAPVRPYEVADAAQKLATEHDLVLVEGAGGLLVRYDDEGSSLADAARLLAAPVLVVTPAGLGTLNMTALTTEALRARGLTPLGVTIGSWPAAPDLAARCNLADLPEQAEAPLLGAVPERAGALSRADFRARAGGWLGPELGGTWDGAAFTAREAAVRAG encoded by the coding sequence ATGACGGTCATCGTGGTGTCGGGTACCGGCACCGAGATCGGCAAGACGGTCACGACGGCCGCCGTGGCCGCGCTCGGGCTGGCCGCGGGGCGCAGTGTCGCGGTGCTCAAGCCCGCGCAGACGGGGGTGGCACCCGGCGAGCCGGGTGACGCGCAGGAGGTGACGCGTCTCGCGGGCGACGAGATCACCACCCTGGAACTCGCCCGCTTCCCGGAGCCGCTGGCTCCGAACACGGCGGCGCGGCGGGCGGGCATGGCGCCGGTCCGTCCGTACGAAGTGGCCGACGCGGCACAGAAGTTGGCGACGGAGCACGACCTGGTCCTGGTCGAGGGCGCGGGCGGCCTGCTCGTACGCTACGACGACGAGGGCTCCTCCCTCGCGGACGCCGCCCGCCTCCTCGCGGCCCCGGTTCTGGTGGTCACGCCGGCGGGCCTGGGCACCTTGAACATGACGGCTCTCACCACGGAGGCGCTGCGGGCCCGCGGCCTGACCCCCCTGGGCGTGACGATCGGCAGCTGGCCCGCCGCACCGGACCTGGCAGCACGCTGCAACCTCGCGGACCTGCCGGAACAGGCAGAGGCCCCGCTCCTGGGCGCGGTGCCCGAGCGGGCGGGCGCCCTGTCACGCGCCGACTTCCGGGCACGGGCCGGGGGCTGGCTGGGTCCGGAGCTGGGCGGTACATGGGACGGGGCGGCATTCACGGCACGGGAGGCGGCGGTGCGGGCGGGCTGA